One Nesterenkonia populi DNA window includes the following coding sequences:
- the uvrC gene encoding excinuclease ABC subunit UvrC → MADPSSYRPTPGEIPTQPGVYRFIDPSGRVVYVGKAKSLRSRLNSYFSSVNQLPPKTYAMVHTADRVEWTVVGSELEAIQLEYTWIKQHTPRFNVMYRDDKSYPYLAVTMNEKYPRVQVMRGDKRKGVKYFGPFHPAKAIRETVDTMLRVFPVRSCSAGVFKRAEASGRPCLLGYIDKCAAPCVGSISAEDHRKLAEEFVEVMAGRPEKHIRRIEQQMKDAVAELRYEDAARHRDDLEALRRVFERNAVVLPEETEADIFAVAGDELEAAVQVFHIRQGRIRGQRGWVSEKVEDIDDAGLIEQLLLQVYGDMPDAERIPREVLVPVLPEDHEEISAWLSQMRGARVSLRVPQRGDKAALLGTVAENAEQALRLHKARRSSDLTTRSAALRELQEHLELPEPLLRVECFDVSHTGGTNVVASMVVLEDGLPKKKDYRRFSVRGAAARDDTSAMRDVITRRFSRYIKDLEKAENPVPESGPEEQSQADPTVKESTAVDREAAKFAYPPSLVVVDGGKPQVSAARAALDELGLNDMPVAGLAKRLEEVWLPDDDFPLVLPRTSEALYMLQRIRDEAHRFAIAYHRTARSKQMTHSALDDVPGLGPKKRAALVEHFGSVAHLTRATPEQVAEVPGIGLASAEKILTHLHREEA, encoded by the coding sequence ATGGCTGACCCCTCCTCCTACCGGCCCACGCCTGGGGAGATCCCCACCCAGCCGGGTGTCTACCGGTTCATCGATCCCTCCGGGAGGGTCGTCTACGTCGGCAAGGCCAAAAGCCTCCGCTCCCGGCTGAACTCCTACTTCAGCTCCGTGAATCAGCTGCCGCCGAAGACCTACGCGATGGTCCACACAGCCGACCGCGTCGAGTGGACGGTGGTCGGCTCCGAGCTGGAGGCCATCCAGCTCGAATACACCTGGATCAAGCAGCACACCCCCCGCTTCAACGTCATGTACCGGGACGACAAGTCCTACCCGTACCTGGCCGTCACCATGAACGAGAAGTACCCGCGGGTGCAGGTGATGCGAGGCGACAAGCGCAAAGGCGTCAAATACTTCGGCCCCTTCCACCCCGCCAAAGCCATCCGCGAAACCGTCGACACGATGCTGCGCGTCTTCCCCGTCCGCTCCTGCTCCGCCGGGGTGTTCAAACGCGCCGAGGCCTCTGGGCGGCCCTGCCTGCTCGGCTACATCGACAAATGCGCCGCTCCCTGCGTGGGGAGCATCAGCGCCGAGGACCACCGGAAGCTCGCCGAGGAGTTCGTCGAGGTGATGGCCGGCCGGCCCGAGAAGCACATCCGGCGGATCGAGCAGCAGATGAAGGACGCCGTCGCTGAGCTGCGCTACGAGGACGCCGCCCGCCACCGCGACGACCTCGAAGCCCTCCGCCGGGTCTTCGAGCGCAACGCCGTCGTGCTCCCCGAGGAGACAGAAGCAGACATCTTCGCCGTCGCCGGGGACGAGCTGGAGGCCGCCGTGCAGGTCTTCCACATCCGGCAGGGCCGCATTCGCGGCCAGCGCGGCTGGGTCTCCGAGAAGGTGGAGGACATCGACGACGCCGGCCTCATCGAGCAGCTGCTGCTGCAGGTCTACGGGGACATGCCCGACGCCGAGCGCATCCCCCGAGAGGTGCTGGTCCCGGTCCTTCCGGAGGACCACGAGGAGATCTCCGCCTGGCTCTCCCAGATGCGCGGGGCCAGAGTCAGCCTCCGGGTGCCCCAGCGCGGCGACAAGGCAGCCCTGCTGGGGACCGTCGCCGAGAACGCCGAGCAGGCGCTGCGGCTGCATAAGGCGCGCCGCTCCAGCGACCTCACCACCCGCTCCGCCGCGCTGCGGGAGCTCCAGGAGCACCTTGAGCTGCCCGAGCCGCTGCTGCGCGTGGAGTGCTTCGACGTCTCACACACCGGCGGCACCAACGTAGTCGCATCCATGGTGGTGCTCGAGGACGGCCTTCCCAAGAAGAAGGACTACCGCCGGTTCTCCGTCCGGGGCGCGGCCGCCCGGGACGACACCTCCGCAATGCGCGATGTGATCACCCGCCGCTTCTCCCGCTACATCAAAGATCTCGAGAAGGCCGAGAACCCGGTCCCGGAGAGCGGCCCTGAGGAGCAGAGCCAGGCCGACCCGACGGTCAAGGAGTCCACGGCGGTGGACCGTGAGGCGGCGAAGTTCGCCTACCCGCCCAGCCTGGTCGTCGTCGACGGCGGCAAGCCCCAGGTCAGCGCCGCCCGTGCCGCGCTCGACGAGCTCGGCCTGAACGACATGCCCGTCGCCGGGCTCGCCAAGCGCCTCGAAGAGGTGTGGCTGCCCGATGATGACTTCCCGCTGGTTCTGCCGCGCACCTCCGAGGCGCTCTACATGCTGCAGCGCATCCGCGATGAGGCCCACCGCTTCGCGATCGCCTACCACCGCACGGCGCGGTCCAAGCAGATGACCCACTCTGCGCTCGATGACGTGCCCGGCCTGGGACCCAAGAAGCGGGCCGCCTTGGTGGAGCACTTCGGATCAGTCGCCCACCTCACTCGAGCCACCCCGGAGCAGGTTGCCGAGGTGCCTGGCATCGGCCTCGCCAGCGCCGAGAAGATCCTCACGCACCTTCACAGGGAAGAAGCCTGA
- the rapZ gene encoding RNase adapter RapZ encodes MSNDLAPVKPPENELLIVTGMSGAGRTTAAHALEDMGWYVVEGLPPELITTMMDLIARNPGSVEKLAVVLDVRSRRLYSNMRESLAQVTAAGISYRLLFLDASEDLLVRRFEQGRRPHPLQGEGRIVDGIRAEREVLKEVKDAAQLVLDTTDLNVHGLANAVNELFNDNGPVTLRLNVMSFGFKYGVPADANFLADVRFIPNPHWVPELRPYTGQDENVRDFVLTNEGAGDFVDRYVQALQPVLEGYRRENKHYATLAVGCTGGKHRSVAISEELARRLDQIPSVTVNVVHRDLGRE; translated from the coding sequence GTGAGCAATGACCTGGCCCCCGTGAAGCCGCCGGAGAACGAGCTGCTGATCGTCACCGGCATGTCCGGGGCCGGCCGCACCACCGCAGCCCACGCCTTGGAGGACATGGGCTGGTACGTGGTGGAGGGGCTGCCGCCGGAGCTGATCACCACGATGATGGACCTGATTGCCCGCAACCCGGGCTCGGTGGAGAAGCTCGCCGTCGTCCTCGATGTCCGCTCCCGCCGGCTCTACTCGAATATGCGCGAGTCCCTGGCCCAGGTGACCGCCGCCGGGATCAGCTACCGGCTGCTGTTCCTCGACGCCTCTGAGGACCTGCTGGTCCGCCGGTTCGAGCAGGGCCGCCGACCCCATCCCCTGCAGGGGGAAGGGCGCATCGTCGACGGCATCCGCGCCGAGCGGGAGGTGCTCAAGGAGGTCAAGGACGCCGCCCAGCTGGTCCTCGACACCACAGACCTCAACGTCCACGGCCTCGCCAACGCGGTCAACGAGCTCTTCAACGACAACGGCCCGGTCACCCTGCGGCTGAACGTGATGAGCTTCGGGTTCAAATACGGGGTTCCTGCCGATGCGAACTTCCTCGCCGACGTCCGCTTCATCCCCAACCCGCACTGGGTCCCCGAGCTGCGCCCCTACACGGGGCAGGACGAGAACGTCCGTGACTTCGTCCTGACCAATGAGGGAGCCGGCGATTTCGTGGACCGCTACGTGCAGGCGCTGCAGCCGGTTCTGGAGGGCTACCGCCGGGAGAACAAGCACTACGCGACCCTGGCCGTCGGCTGCACCGGCGGCAAGCACCGCTCCGTAGCGATCAGCGAGGAGCTGGCCCGCCGCTTGGACCAGATTCCCTCAGTCACCGTGAACGTGGTCCACCGCGACCTCGGCCGGGAGTAG
- the whiA gene encoding DNA-binding protein WhiA, giving the protein MALTESVKDELSRTEVSTTSERKAEVSAMLRFSGGLHVISQRIVIEAELDHAATARRLRAALQEVYGHACEVIVVSGNGLKKGSRYVVRVVREGDALARQTGLLDGRGRPVRGLPAVVVNGSVADAVAAWRGAFLAHGSLTEPGRSCSLEVTCPGPEAALALVGAARRLGLTAKAREVRSTDRVVIRDADSIAQLLTRMGAHQTLLVWEEKRMRKEVRASANRLANFDDANLRRSAQAAVAAGARVERALDILGEEIPEHLEYAGKLRLGHKQASLDELGRLADPPMTKDAVAGRIRRLLAMADKRAEELGIPDTNANVSEDMLD; this is encoded by the coding sequence ATGGCGCTGACCGAGTCGGTCAAGGACGAACTCTCCCGCACGGAGGTCTCCACCACATCAGAGCGCAAGGCGGAGGTGTCCGCCATGCTGCGGTTCTCCGGCGGTCTGCATGTGATCTCCCAGCGCATCGTCATCGAAGCCGAGCTCGACCACGCCGCCACTGCGCGCCGGCTCAGGGCCGCTCTGCAGGAAGTCTACGGGCACGCCTGCGAAGTCATCGTCGTCTCCGGGAACGGCTTGAAGAAGGGCTCCCGCTACGTGGTCCGGGTGGTGCGGGAAGGTGACGCCCTGGCCCGTCAGACTGGGCTGCTGGACGGCCGCGGCCGTCCAGTCCGGGGACTTCCCGCCGTGGTCGTCAACGGCTCCGTGGCCGATGCCGTGGCCGCCTGGAGAGGGGCGTTCCTCGCCCACGGCTCCCTGACGGAGCCGGGCCGCTCCTGCTCCCTGGAGGTCACCTGCCCCGGCCCGGAGGCCGCCCTCGCCCTGGTCGGTGCGGCTCGAAGGCTCGGCCTGACCGCGAAGGCCCGCGAGGTTCGCAGCACCGACCGTGTGGTCATCCGCGATGCTGACTCCATCGCCCAGCTGCTGACCCGCATGGGAGCTCACCAGACGCTGCTGGTCTGGGAGGAGAAGCGGATGCGCAAAGAGGTGCGCGCCTCAGCCAATCGTCTCGCGAACTTCGACGACGCCAACCTCCGCCGCTCCGCGCAGGCCGCCGTCGCCGCCGGTGCCAGGGTGGAGCGTGCACTGGACATCCTCGGCGAAGAGATCCCGGAGCACCTCGAGTACGCCGGAAAGCTCCGGCTCGGCCACAAGCAGGCCTCTCTGGACGAGCTGGGCCGGCTGGCTGACCCGCCGATGACCAAGGACGCCGTTGCGGGGCGCATCCGACGTCTGCTGGCCATGGCTGACAAGCGTGCCGAGGAGCTCGGCATCCCTGACACGAATGCCAACGTGTCCGAGGATATGCTTGATTAG
- a CDS encoding superoxide dismutase, producing MAEYTLPELDYDYGALEPHISGRIMELHHSKHHNTYVGGANTALEKLAEAREKGDYATTPLLLKNLQFNLGGHINHSIFWKNLTPNGQERPEGELAAAIDEYFGSFEAFQNQFTQAALTIQGSGWAILAYEPIGGNLVIEQFYDQQNGVPVATTPLLMLDMWEHAFYLDYQNVKPDYVKAFWNIVNWDDVAERLAAARAGASKLVTP from the coding sequence ATGGCTGAGTACACGCTTCCTGAGCTGGACTACGACTACGGAGCGCTGGAGCCGCACATCTCCGGCCGCATCATGGAGCTGCACCACTCCAAGCACCACAACACCTATGTGGGCGGCGCGAACACTGCGCTGGAGAAGCTGGCCGAGGCCCGCGAGAAGGGCGACTATGCCACCACCCCGCTGCTGCTGAAGAACCTGCAGTTCAACCTCGGCGGCCACATCAACCACTCCATCTTCTGGAAGAACCTGACCCCCAACGGCCAGGAGCGTCCCGAGGGAGAGCTGGCGGCAGCCATCGACGAGTACTTCGGCTCCTTCGAGGCCTTCCAGAACCAGTTCACCCAGGCCGCCCTGACCATCCAAGGCTCCGGCTGGGCGATCCTTGCCTACGAGCCCATCGGCGGCAACCTGGTCATCGAGCAGTTCTACGACCAGCAGAACGGCGTGCCGGTGGCCACCACCCCGCTGCTCATGCTGGACATGTGGGAGCACGCCTTCTACCTCGACTACCAGAACGTGAAGCCTGACTACGTCAAGGCGTTCTGGAACATCGTGAACTGGGACGATGTGGCCGAGCGCCTGGCGGCGGCCCGCGCCGGCGCCTCCAAGCTGGTGACCCCGTAA
- the tpiA gene encoding triose-phosphate isomerase, with product MTLQKDGQFVRKPLIAGNWKMNMDHMQAIALVQKLAWTLDDAKHDYERVQVAVFPPFTDLRGVQTLVAGDKLRLDYGAQDLSPKDSGAYTGDIPGGFLAKLGCTFVLVGHSERREIHRETDELLHEKIQAALRHELAPMLCVGEGLEVREAGDHVAHTLEQVEAALKGLSAEELSELVIAYEPVWAIGTGKVAGPEDAQEMAEAVRGKLAELYSQEFADSIRLLYGGSAKSGNVAQILAGADVDGALVGGASLDAEEFAKIAQFEKHVTA from the coding sequence ATGACTCTGCAGAAGGACGGACAGTTCGTCCGCAAGCCTCTCATCGCGGGCAACTGGAAAATGAACATGGACCACATGCAGGCGATCGCTCTGGTCCAGAAGCTGGCATGGACCCTCGATGACGCCAAGCACGACTATGAGCGTGTCCAGGTGGCTGTCTTCCCGCCGTTCACCGACCTGCGGGGCGTCCAGACGCTCGTGGCCGGGGACAAGCTCCGTCTCGACTACGGCGCCCAGGACCTCTCCCCGAAAGACTCCGGCGCGTACACCGGTGACATTCCCGGAGGGTTCCTCGCCAAGCTCGGCTGCACCTTCGTGCTGGTGGGACACTCCGAGCGGCGTGAGATCCACCGTGAGACCGATGAGCTGCTCCACGAGAAGATCCAGGCAGCCCTGCGCCACGAGCTGGCACCTATGCTCTGTGTGGGAGAGGGGCTGGAGGTCCGCGAGGCAGGAGACCACGTGGCCCACACCCTCGAGCAGGTGGAGGCCGCCCTGAAGGGTCTCTCCGCTGAGGAGCTTTCCGAACTGGTCATCGCCTACGAGCCCGTATGGGCCATCGGCACAGGCAAGGTGGCAGGCCCCGAGGACGCCCAGGAGATGGCAGAGGCCGTCCGCGGCAAGCTCGCCGAGCTGTACTCCCAGGAGTTCGCCGACAGCATCCGGCTGCTCTACGGCGGCTCGGCGAAGTCCGGGAACGTGGCGCAGATCCTCGCCGGAGCTGACGTCGACGGTGCGCTGGTCGGCGGCGCCTCCCTGGATGCCGAGGAGTTCGCGAAGATTGCTCAGTTCGAGAAGCACGTGACGGCATAG
- the secG gene encoding preprotein translocase subunit SecG, with product MDFVTITLQVLLALVSLLLILLILLHKGRGGGMSDMFGGGVTSSLGASGVAERNLNRLTITLGVVWGIIIVALGLIMTGGMDV from the coding sequence GTGGACTTCGTCACCATCACCCTGCAGGTTCTGCTGGCTCTCGTCAGCCTGCTCCTCATCCTGCTGATCCTGCTGCACAAGGGACGCGGCGGCGGCATGAGCGACATGTTCGGCGGCGGTGTGACGAGCTCCCTGGGCGCCTCCGGCGTCGCTGAGCGGAATCTGAACCGCCTGACCATCACCCTCGGCGTGGTGTGGGGGATCATCATCGTGGCGCTGGGTCTGATCATGACTGGCGGAATGGACGTCTGA
- the pgl gene encoding 6-phosphogluconolactonase, with product MVEVNQSTAAPVTEVYPDLPTLTKAVADKLLSTLKRTVEEDGEAHVALTGGGPGIGVLKAAAELVTSGEASGFEPAWANVHIWWGDERLLPEDDADRNDKQAHDALLNLLVADYGLPEENIHPMPTSEDAATPEAGAEMYAEELKAHGPAGGGDGLSLPQLTVHLLGVGPDGHINSLFPGKQALQVSGQPVTSENSAPAELGPPMRVSLTFDAVHAARRVWLITAGESKAEAVSKAFAEETPVEEIPSKNARGAAETIWHIDQAAAAQL from the coding sequence ATGGTCGAGGTCAATCAGAGCACCGCGGCACCTGTCACTGAGGTCTACCCGGACCTTCCCACCCTCACCAAAGCAGTGGCGGACAAGCTGCTGAGCACCCTGAAGCGCACCGTCGAGGAGGACGGCGAGGCACACGTTGCTCTGACCGGGGGCGGGCCCGGCATCGGCGTGCTGAAGGCCGCCGCCGAGCTCGTCACCTCCGGGGAGGCCTCCGGGTTCGAACCCGCTTGGGCGAATGTCCACATATGGTGGGGCGACGAGCGGCTCCTTCCAGAAGACGACGCGGACCGCAACGACAAGCAGGCCCACGATGCGCTGCTGAACCTACTGGTGGCCGACTACGGGCTTCCGGAGGAGAACATCCACCCCATGCCGACCTCCGAGGACGCAGCCACGCCTGAGGCCGGCGCAGAGATGTACGCCGAGGAGCTCAAAGCCCACGGCCCCGCCGGCGGCGGCGACGGGCTCAGCCTCCCCCAGCTGACCGTGCACCTGTTGGGCGTGGGCCCTGACGGCCACATCAACAGCCTCTTCCCCGGCAAGCAGGCGCTGCAGGTCTCCGGCCAGCCGGTGACCAGTGAGAACAGCGCACCCGCGGAGCTGGGACCCCCCATGCGTGTATCCCTGACCTTCGACGCTGTGCACGCTGCACGCCGCGTATGGCTCATCACCGCCGGAGAGTCCAAGGCGGAGGCCGTCTCCAAGGCATTCGCCGAGGAGACCCCCGTTGAGGAGATCCCCTCCAAGAACGCCCGCGGCGCGGCGGAGACCATCTGGCATATCGACCAGGCAGCTGCCGCTCAGCTCTGA
- a CDS encoding lysophospholipid acyltransferase family protein, protein MSAAEGNTAQAVFGGDRRAKHERVRRTGGRAIRMLCRPTVTGMENVPTEGGFIVASNHLSFLDSVLIQGIFPRPVSFFAKAEYFTQPGLRGRGMKLFFESFGSVPVDRDKQSGAVEALYGLGDIVGSGSGVGIYPEGTRSRDGRLYRGKNGVGWLALATGAPVIPLGLRGTEQLQAPDSNRVRVRSFEVHAGAPLQFDKMQKQPLKARREATAQIMDAIAELSGQERVDTYNARASEAAEAADGGGAG, encoded by the coding sequence ATGAGCGCAGCAGAGGGGAACACCGCACAGGCCGTCTTCGGAGGCGACCGCCGGGCCAAGCACGAACGAGTCCGCAGGACGGGCGGGCGGGCCATCCGTATGCTCTGCCGGCCCACCGTGACCGGGATGGAGAACGTGCCCACGGAGGGCGGCTTCATCGTGGCCAGCAACCACCTCAGCTTCCTGGACTCCGTGCTCATCCAAGGCATCTTCCCCCGGCCCGTGAGCTTCTTCGCCAAAGCCGAGTACTTCACCCAGCCCGGCCTGCGCGGCCGCGGCATGAAGCTGTTCTTCGAGTCCTTCGGCTCCGTGCCTGTGGACCGGGACAAGCAGTCCGGTGCGGTGGAGGCTCTCTACGGCCTCGGCGACATCGTCGGATCCGGCTCCGGGGTCGGCATCTACCCCGAAGGGACCCGCAGCCGTGACGGCCGGCTCTACCGGGGCAAGAACGGCGTCGGATGGCTCGCCCTGGCCACCGGGGCCCCCGTCATTCCCCTGGGCCTGCGCGGCACCGAGCAGCTGCAGGCCCCCGACTCCAACCGCGTCAGGGTCCGCAGCTTCGAAGTCCACGCTGGGGCCCCGCTGCAGTTCGACAAGATGCAGAAGCAGCCCCTGAAGGCCCGCCGTGAGGCCACCGCCCAGATCATGGACGCCATCGCCGAGCTCTCCGGGCAAGAGCGCGTGGACACCTACAACGCCCGCGCCTCCGAAGCTGCTGAGGCAGCGGACGGCGGCGGCGCCGGCTGA
- a CDS encoding phosphoglycerate kinase — MTAKTLESLLSEGVQGRAVLVRSDLNVPLADGAVTDDGRIRASLPVLEKLARSGARVLVTAHLGRPKGEPVPEFSLSPVAARMQELSSAPVKRAEDLTGESARSAVAELAEGEILLLENVRFDPRETSKDAAERGALAQELAALTGQSGAYVNDAFGAVHRAHASVADIASQLPAYQGDLVASELQVLKRLTESPERPYTVVLGGSKVSDKLAVIENLLPKADALLIGGGMVFTFLKAQGYGIGGSLVENDELETVKGFLEQAQQKDCRIVLPTDIVMAASFAANAEHEILPVDSLETGAHGADALGLDIGPASAEAFAAEVAASRTVFWNGPMGVFEMEAFSKGTAALAEALTQSEAFTVVGGGDSAAAVRALGFDESGFGHISTGGGASLEYLEGKTLPGIQALGA, encoded by the coding sequence ATGACAGCCAAGACTCTTGAGTCCCTCCTCAGCGAAGGCGTCCAGGGCCGGGCGGTGCTGGTCCGCTCCGACCTCAACGTCCCCCTGGCCGACGGCGCAGTGACCGACGACGGACGCATCCGCGCCTCCCTTCCCGTGCTGGAGAAGCTCGCCCGATCCGGTGCCCGCGTGCTGGTCACGGCCCATCTCGGCCGCCCCAAGGGCGAGCCCGTTCCGGAATTCTCCCTGTCCCCGGTGGCGGCCCGGATGCAGGAACTGTCCTCCGCCCCTGTGAAGAGGGCGGAGGACCTGACCGGTGAGTCCGCCCGCTCAGCGGTCGCTGAGCTCGCCGAGGGGGAGATCCTGCTGCTGGAGAACGTACGGTTCGATCCCCGCGAGACATCCAAGGACGCCGCCGAGCGCGGCGCCCTCGCCCAGGAGCTCGCCGCCCTGACAGGGCAGAGCGGCGCCTATGTGAACGACGCCTTCGGCGCTGTTCACCGCGCCCATGCCTCCGTGGCCGATATCGCCTCTCAGCTTCCCGCCTACCAGGGGGACCTCGTGGCCTCCGAGCTGCAGGTCCTCAAGCGTCTCACCGAAAGCCCCGAGCGGCCCTACACCGTCGTTCTGGGCGGCTCCAAGGTCTCCGACAAGCTCGCCGTCATCGAGAACCTCCTGCCCAAAGCGGACGCGCTGCTGATCGGCGGCGGCATGGTCTTCACCTTCCTGAAGGCCCAGGGATACGGCATCGGCGGCTCCCTGGTGGAGAACGATGAGCTCGAGACCGTGAAGGGCTTTCTGGAGCAGGCGCAGCAGAAGGACTGCCGGATCGTGCTCCCCACCGACATCGTCATGGCAGCAAGCTTCGCCGCGAATGCCGAGCACGAGATTCTCCCGGTGGACTCACTCGAGACGGGGGCCCACGGTGCCGATGCCCTCGGCCTGGACATCGGACCCGCCTCCGCTGAGGCGTTCGCCGCGGAGGTCGCCGCCTCCAGGACCGTGTTCTGGAACGGCCCGATGGGAGTCTTCGAGATGGAGGCCTTCTCCAAGGGGACCGCCGCGCTGGCCGAGGCGCTCACGCAGTCCGAGGCGTTCACCGTGGTCGGGGGAGGAGACTCCGCGGCCGCGGTGCGCGCTCTCGGCTTCGATGAGTCCGGCTTCGGCCACATCTCCACCGGCGGAGGCGCCAGCCTCGAATATCTTGAAGGCAAGACCCTCCCCGGCATCCAGGCCCTGGGCGCCTGA
- the gap gene encoding type I glyceraldehyde-3-phosphate dehydrogenase: MATKIAINGYGRIGRNLLRVIEDQGHDLEVVAVNDLTAPEALVNLTKYDSVLGRFPSEVTMDDDALVVGGRKIKLLSERDPANLPWGELNVDIVIESTGFFTDKESASKHIEAGAKKVIISAPGKGVDATLVMGINEDTYEAESHTVVSNASCTTNCLAPLVKVLNDEFGIVEGLMTTVHAYTGDQRLHDAPHSDPRRARAAAVNMVPTSTGAAKAIGLVIPEVDGKLDGFAVRVPVATGSGTDLTVTVQKDGVTAEDVNAAFKKAAEGELAGALAYSTDPLVSTDIVADPHASIFDAPLTKVIGNTVKVFSWYDNEYGYSSRLAEMAVFMGGKL, from the coding sequence ATGGCAACAAAGATCGCGATCAACGGCTACGGGCGCATCGGCCGCAACCTGCTGCGCGTCATCGAGGACCAGGGCCACGATCTTGAGGTCGTCGCCGTCAATGACCTCACCGCCCCCGAGGCGCTCGTCAACCTGACCAAGTACGACTCCGTGCTCGGCCGCTTCCCCTCCGAGGTCACCATGGACGACGACGCACTCGTCGTCGGCGGCCGAAAGATCAAGCTGCTCTCCGAGCGCGACCCCGCCAACCTCCCCTGGGGCGAGCTGAACGTGGACATCGTCATCGAGTCCACCGGCTTCTTCACCGACAAGGAGTCCGCCTCCAAGCACATTGAGGCCGGCGCCAAGAAGGTCATCATCTCCGCACCCGGCAAGGGCGTGGACGCCACCCTGGTGATGGGCATCAACGAGGACACCTACGAGGCAGAGAGCCACACCGTGGTCTCCAACGCCTCCTGCACCACCAACTGCCTCGCACCCCTGGTGAAGGTCCTCAACGACGAGTTCGGCATCGTCGAGGGCCTGATGACCACCGTGCACGCATACACCGGCGACCAGCGTCTCCACGACGCCCCGCACAGCGACCCCCGCCGTGCCCGTGCCGCCGCCGTGAACATGGTGCCGACCTCCACCGGAGCCGCCAAGGCCATCGGTCTGGTCATCCCCGAGGTCGACGGCAAGCTCGACGGCTTCGCCGTGCGCGTGCCCGTGGCGACGGGCTCCGGGACCGACCTGACCGTCACCGTGCAGAAGGACGGCGTAACCGCCGAGGACGTCAACGCCGCCTTCAAGAAGGCCGCCGAAGGCGAGCTTGCCGGAGCCCTGGCCTACAGCACCGACCCGCTGGTCTCCACGGACATCGTCGCCGACCCCCACGCCAGCATCTTTGACGCGCCGCTGACCAAGGTCATCGGCAACACCGTCAAGGTCTTCTCCTGGTACGACAATGAGTACGGCTACTCCTCCCGGCTGGCAGAGATGGCCGTGTTCATGGGCGGCAAGCTCTGA
- a CDS encoding gluconeogenesis factor YvcK family protein, which translates to MSTGPIGVTGPLPSISTFAEAARTPSHSSFRVTALGGGHGLKATLRALRVIAAEHLTAVCTVADDGGSSGRLRQDMDVLPPGDLRMALTALCDDNDWGRTWASVMQHRLKSKDGVGDLDDHAVGNLLIVALWELLGDPVDGLRWAGALLGARGQVLPMSRTPLTMSGLVRTDQADTDELVRIGSQAELAKAGKLGRLTEVRLHPEDAEPCKEAVTAIELSDWVVFGPGSWYTSVLPHFMLPELRTALTETEARRCVVMNLTADTDETFGMSPADHLDVLAHYAPGMHIDAVVADPRCVSEAEQPDFEEAAARLGARITYAKVRRSEQPGVHDTLRLAIALNEVFQDAQD; encoded by the coding sequence ATGTCCACCGGACCGATCGGGGTCACCGGGCCCCTGCCGAGCATCAGCACCTTCGCGGAGGCCGCGCGCACGCCGTCTCACTCCAGCTTCCGGGTCACCGCCCTGGGCGGCGGCCACGGACTCAAAGCGACCCTGCGGGCCCTGCGGGTCATCGCCGCCGAGCACCTCACCGCCGTCTGCACCGTGGCCGACGACGGCGGCTCCTCCGGCCGGCTGCGCCAGGACATGGACGTGCTGCCGCCGGGGGACCTGCGGATGGCGCTCACGGCCCTGTGCGACGACAACGACTGGGGGCGGACCTGGGCCTCCGTCATGCAGCACCGGCTGAAGTCCAAGGACGGCGTCGGCGATCTCGACGACCACGCTGTGGGCAACCTTCTGATCGTCGCGCTCTGGGAGCTCCTCGGAGACCCCGTTGACGGGCTGCGCTGGGCCGGAGCCCTGCTGGGCGCCCGCGGCCAGGTGCTGCCGATGTCCCGCACGCCGCTGACGATGTCCGGTCTGGTCCGCACCGATCAGGCCGACACCGATGAGCTGGTGAGGATCGGCTCACAGGCCGAGCTCGCCAAAGCGGGCAAGCTGGGCAGGCTCACCGAGGTTCGCCTGCACCCGGAGGATGCTGAGCCCTGCAAAGAGGCCGTCACTGCGATCGAGCTCTCCGACTGGGTCGTCTTCGGCCCCGGCTCCTGGTACACCTCCGTGCTGCCTCACTTCATGCTCCCCGAGCTGCGCACCGCCCTGACTGAGACCGAGGCCCGGCGCTGCGTCGTCATGAACCTCACCGCAGACACCGACGAGACCTTCGGCATGAGCCCGGCCGATCACCTCGACGTACTCGCCCACTACGCCCCCGGCATGCACATCGACGCGGTCGTGGCAGACCCCCGCTGCGTCAGCGAGGCTGAGCAGCCCGACTTCGAGGAGGCCGCCGCCCGGCTGGGCGCACGGATCACCTACGCGAAGGTCCGGCGCAGCGAGCAGCCCGGCGTCCATGACACCCTGCGCCTGGCGATCGCGCTCAACGAGGTCTTCCAGGACGCCCAGGACTGA